The Amblyomma americanum isolate KBUSLIRL-KWMA chromosome 6, ASM5285725v1, whole genome shotgun sequence genome has a window encoding:
- the LOC144136442 gene encoding uncharacterized protein LOC144136442, producing MDELRPLTLEPKPQVQTVCQVKRPASNPQELGFHELEQRLEHGGVYSNGLESAETGGCQPSSKSEMQIMKIVQKVKRELPHIPEQEIRQHVDDLRSSQGGFSRMTLNSIVALALSHIKIATRANS from the exons ATGGATGAACTGCGCCCCCTCACTCTCGAGCCCAAGCCCCAAGTCCAAACTGTCTGTCAGGTAAAAAGGCCAG CAAGTAATCCACAGGAGTTGGGGTTTCATGAACTGGAGCAGCGCCTGGAACACGGCGGCGTCTATTCCAATGGCTTGGAGTCGGCAGAGACTGGTGGCTGCCAACCCAGTAGCAAG AGTGAAATGCAGATAATGAAAATAGTGCAAAAAGTGAAGAGAGAGCTGCCTCACATTCCGGA GCAGGAGATCCGCCAGCATGTGGATGATTTGCGCTCTTCACAGGGTGGATTCTCTCGCATGACTCTCAATTCTATTGTGGCTCTTGCACTCAGCCACATCAAAATTGCCACACGAG CTAACAGCTGA